From Methylopila sp. M107, a single genomic window includes:
- the leuD gene encoding 3-isopropylmalate dehydratase small subunit: MQSFTTLTGVAAPLPMINIDTDMIIPKQYLKTIKRTGLGAGLFSELRFNSDGSENPDFVLNKPAYKNAEILVAGDNFGCGSSREHAPWALLDKGIRCVISTSFADIFYNNCFKNGMLPIVVSPEDHAKLLDDAERGANARLTIDLAAQEIRGPDGGVVRFDIDPFRKRCLLEGLDDIGLTMQKDDSIAAFEKKNAAERPWA, translated from the coding sequence ATGCAGAGCTTCACCACGCTGACCGGCGTCGCCGCGCCGTTGCCGATGATCAACATCGACACCGACATGATCATCCCGAAGCAATATCTGAAGACCATCAAGCGCACCGGTCTCGGCGCGGGCCTGTTCTCGGAGCTCCGCTTTAATTCGGACGGCTCGGAGAACCCGGATTTCGTCCTCAACAAGCCAGCCTACAAGAACGCTGAGATTCTGGTCGCGGGCGACAATTTCGGCTGCGGATCGTCGCGCGAGCACGCGCCCTGGGCGCTGCTCGACAAGGGCATCCGCTGCGTGATCTCGACCTCGTTCGCGGACATTTTCTACAACAACTGCTTCAAGAACGGCATGCTGCCGATCGTGGTCTCGCCGGAGGATCACGCCAAGCTGCTCGACGACGCCGAGCGCGGCGCGAACGCGCGGCTGACGATCGATCTCGCGGCGCAGGAGATCCGCGGCCCGGACGGCGGCGTCGTGAGGTTCGACATCGACCCATTCCGCAAGCGCTGCCTGCTGGAAGGCCTCGACGACATCGGCCTCACTATGCAGAAGGACGACAGCATCGCGGCCTTCGAGAAGAAGAACGCCGCCGAGCGGCCCTGGGCCTGA
- a CDS encoding acetyl-CoA carboxylase carboxyltransferase subunit alpha, translating to MKSYLDFEKPIAELEAKIAELRALGASGEAVGIEDEVQRLEAKVEQALRELYATLTPWQKTGVARHPERPHFVDYVTALIEDFTPLAGDRRFAEDQAIVGGLGRFRGRPVMVIGHEKGSDTDSRLRHNFGMARPEGYRKAIRLMETADRFGLPVIALVDTAGAFPGIEAEERGQAEAIARSTEACLNLTTPNVAVIIGEGGSGGAIAIATANTVLMLEHSIYSVISPEGAASILWRDAAKAQDAATNMKITSADLVRLGVIDGVIQEPLGGAHRSPDLAVAAAADAIERALARFAGMSGQAVRDERRRKFLKIGRDL from the coding sequence ATGAAAAGCTATCTCGATTTCGAAAAGCCGATCGCCGAACTCGAGGCGAAGATCGCGGAACTCAGGGCGCTCGGCGCCAGCGGCGAGGCCGTCGGCATCGAGGACGAGGTCCAACGCCTCGAGGCCAAGGTCGAGCAGGCGCTGCGCGAACTCTACGCCACGCTGACGCCCTGGCAGAAGACGGGCGTGGCGCGCCATCCCGAGCGGCCGCACTTCGTCGACTACGTCACAGCGCTGATCGAGGACTTCACGCCGCTCGCGGGCGATCGCCGCTTCGCCGAGGACCAGGCCATCGTCGGCGGGCTCGGCCGCTTCCGCGGCCGGCCCGTGATGGTGATCGGCCACGAGAAGGGGTCGGACACCGACAGCCGCCTCCGGCACAATTTCGGCATGGCGCGGCCCGAAGGCTACCGCAAGGCGATCCGCCTGATGGAGACCGCCGACCGGTTCGGCCTGCCCGTCATCGCGCTGGTCGACACCGCGGGCGCGTTTCCGGGCATCGAGGCCGAGGAACGCGGGCAGGCGGAAGCCATCGCCCGCTCGACGGAGGCCTGCCTCAACCTGACGACCCCGAACGTCGCGGTGATCATCGGCGAGGGCGGCTCCGGCGGCGCGATCGCGATCGCGACCGCCAACACCGTGCTGATGCTGGAGCATTCGATCTACAGCGTGATCTCGCCGGAGGGCGCGGCCTCGATCCTGTGGCGCGACGCGGCCAAGGCGCAGGACGCCGCCACCAACATGAAGATCACCTCGGCCGACCTGGTCCGTCTCGGCGTGATCGACGGCGTCATCCAGGAGCCGCTCGGCGGCGCCCACCGCTCGCCCGACCTCGCGGTCGCCGCTGCCGCCGACGCCATCGAGCGGGCGCTCGCGCGCTTCGCGGGGATGTCCGGACAGGCCGTGCGCGACGAGCGCCGCCGCAAATTCCTGAAGATCGGCAGGGATCTGTGA
- a CDS encoding murein L,D-transpeptidase family protein: MSVARPALIAVTLAAVVALAGCNEESRMATTAKASAPLPPQLVSLMTEKQMTPQDPILLRVFKEESKAEVWKKRRADGRYALLKTYDICRFSGKLGPKIKEGDKQAPEGFYQVTPAQMNPKSSYYLSFNLGYPNAYDKALGRTGLHVMMHGDCLSAGCYAMTDDQMGEIYAMARESFRGGQAAFQVQAMPFRMTPQNIARRRNDKNMAFWKNLKQGSDAFEVTKLEPKVDACGKKYVFNAKASGFSGLNPNAGCPSYQVEPTIAKAVQAKEKADNIVIAALSRTEPLAPDYIAQNGRQRRTLDQPIVMIAAVAPEAAGAPVAASQNPAGDMQLASVTPAQSVPAKPGAHLKPAPTADVALRTPAPAPAAAPTQVASIKPAQGAKPAAVAGQREIAAEQQPVMASSAPENTGTIAKLKGWMGGLIGAKSEEPAPAAPVTEATPVNDTAPAAAQPKRNRSAGLPPQLAPKAKTSTNPNVTSSYAPVE; encoded by the coding sequence ATGTCCGTCGCACGTCCCGCGCTGATCGCGGTTACGCTCGCGGCCGTCGTCGCGCTCGCAGGCTGCAATGAAGAGAGCCGCATGGCGACGACCGCCAAGGCCTCCGCGCCGCTGCCGCCGCAGCTCGTCTCGCTGATGACCGAGAAGCAGATGACGCCGCAGGACCCGATCCTGCTGCGCGTGTTCAAGGAAGAATCCAAGGCCGAGGTCTGGAAGAAGCGCCGCGCCGACGGCCGCTACGCGCTGCTGAAGACCTACGACATCTGCCGTTTCTCGGGCAAACTCGGGCCGAAGATCAAGGAAGGCGACAAGCAGGCGCCCGAAGGGTTCTATCAGGTCACCCCGGCCCAGATGAACCCGAAGTCGTCCTACTACCTGTCGTTCAACCTCGGCTACCCGAACGCCTACGACAAGGCGCTCGGCCGCACCGGCCTGCACGTCATGATGCATGGCGACTGCCTGTCGGCCGGCTGCTACGCCATGACCGACGACCAGATGGGCGAAATCTACGCCATGGCGCGAGAGAGCTTCCGCGGCGGTCAGGCGGCGTTCCAGGTCCAGGCGATGCCGTTCCGCATGACGCCGCAGAACATCGCGCGGCGCCGCAACGACAAGAACATGGCGTTCTGGAAGAACCTCAAGCAGGGCTCCGACGCCTTCGAGGTGACCAAGCTCGAGCCGAAGGTCGACGCCTGCGGCAAGAAATACGTGTTCAACGCCAAGGCGAGCGGCTTCTCGGGGCTGAACCCGAACGCCGGCTGCCCGAGCTATCAGGTCGAGCCGACGATCGCCAAGGCCGTGCAGGCCAAGGAGAAGGCCGACAACATCGTCATCGCGGCGCTCTCCCGGACCGAGCCGCTCGCGCCCGACTACATCGCCCAGAACGGCCGCCAGCGCCGCACGCTCGACCAGCCGATCGTGATGATCGCGGCCGTCGCGCCGGAAGCCGCGGGCGCGCCTGTCGCGGCCTCGCAGAACCCGGCTGGCGACATGCAGCTCGCCTCCGTCACGCCCGCGCAGTCGGTTCCGGCGAAGCCGGGCGCGCATCTCAAGCCCGCGCCGACCGCCGACGTCGCGCTCCGCACGCCGGCCCCTGCGCCCGCGGCCGCTCCGACGCAGGTCGCGTCGATCAAGCCGGCCCAGGGCGCAAAGCCCGCAGCCGTCGCCGGCCAGCGCGAGATCGCGGCCGAGCAGCAGCCCGTGATGGCGAGCTCCGCCCCGGAGAACACCGGGACGATCGCCAAGCTCAAGGGCTGGATGGGCGGACTGATCGGCGCCAAGAGCGAGGAGCCGGCGCCCGCCGCCCCCGTGACCGAGGCGACGCCGGTGAACGACACGGCGCCGGCGGCCGCGCAGCCCAAGCGCAACCGCTCCGCCGGCCTCCCGCCGCAGCTCGCGCCCAAGGCGAAGACGTCGACCAACCCGAACGTGACGTCGTCCTACGCCCCGGTCGAGTGA
- a CDS encoding polysaccharide pyruvyl transferase family protein — MSDLKLAWWRPKNPDKINLGDEIGQALCAYVSGRNVVRASILDCDLVAVGSILHWPYSQKSLTNRDRPCHVWGSGLIAPTPFEANDKVVISSVRGHLTRCIVDTPDEVTVGDAALLAADLWPAAPAKRYALGIVPHWSQVNSALARAIKREVPNSVIIDFTKADIKSTLATLSACETIVSSSLHGLIIADSYGIPNAWMKTQELHRGKSWKFYDYFSSVGRESYNKIDIISRIDDVKNSSDDIFIYRHHKNIGAVKADIVKAFPVELKRSFV; from the coding sequence ATGTCAGACCTGAAGCTTGCGTGGTGGCGGCCCAAGAATCCCGACAAGATCAATCTCGGAGATGAGATCGGCCAGGCGCTTTGCGCTTATGTCTCCGGGCGCAACGTCGTCCGCGCCAGCATCCTGGACTGTGATCTCGTGGCGGTCGGCAGCATCCTGCACTGGCCGTATTCGCAGAAGAGCCTGACGAACCGCGACCGGCCCTGCCATGTCTGGGGATCGGGCCTGATCGCGCCTACGCCGTTCGAGGCGAACGACAAGGTCGTGATCTCGTCGGTGCGCGGGCACCTGACGCGCTGCATCGTCGACACGCCGGACGAGGTCACCGTCGGGGACGCCGCGCTGCTCGCCGCGGACCTCTGGCCCGCCGCGCCGGCGAAGCGCTACGCGCTCGGCATCGTTCCGCACTGGAGCCAGGTCAATTCGGCCCTCGCCAGGGCCATCAAGCGCGAAGTCCCGAACTCGGTCATCATCGATTTCACGAAGGCCGACATCAAGAGCACGCTCGCTACGCTGTCCGCCTGCGAAACGATCGTCTCGTCCAGCCTGCACGGGCTCATCATCGCGGACTCGTACGGCATACCGAACGCCTGGATGAAGACACAGGAGTTGCATCGGGGCAAATCTTGGAAGTTCTATGACTACTTCTCGTCGGTCGGCCGAGAAAGTTACAATAAAATCGATATTATATCAAGAATAGATGATGTGAAAAACTCGTCAGACGATATCTTTATTTACAGACATCATAAGAATATTGGCGCCGTGAAGGCCGATATCGTGAAAGCGTTCCCTGTGGAACTCAAGCGATCTTTCGTCTAG
- the secA gene encoding preprotein translocase subunit SecA, translating to MFGGLARRLFGSSNERMVKAMRPRVAAINALEPEIKKLTDEQLRARTSEFREQLAAGKSLDDLLVPAFATVREAAWRVLGQRHFDVQLMGGVTLHEGRIAEMKTGEGKTLVSTLAAYLNALSGQGVHVVTVNDYLAQRDSGWMGRVHGFLGLSVGVIVHGLDDDERRQAYACDITYATNNELGFDYLRDNMKYDVAAMVQRGHAYAIIDEVDSILVDEARTPLIISGPVEDRSELYMQVDGFIPKLDPEDYEIDEKQRTTTLTEQGNEHIERMLEEAGMLKGDNLYDVENVTVVHHVTQALRAHKLFQRDKDYITRGDEVVIIDEFTGRMMPGRRYSEGLHQALEAKERVKIQPENQTLASITFQNYFRMYHKLSGMTGTALTEADELLDIYGLEVVEMPTNLPIARADDHDEVYRTAGEKEKAIIELIRDCRERGQPILVGTTSIEKSEQLSEALKQAKVEHQVLNARYHEQEAHIVADAGVPGAVTIATNMAGRGTDIQLGGNLEMRIERELAEVEDEAERQARIATIKEEIAAKKKIALDAGGLFVVGTERHESRRIDNQLRGRSGRQGDPGRSHFFLSLQDDLMRIFGSERIDGMLKRLGIQEGEAIIHPWVNKALEKAQKKVEARNFDIRKNLLKYDNVMNDQRKAVFEQRLEFLKSETIAPAIAEMRHDTIDDIVSRNIPENAYPEQWNSQGLEDEVRDLLNLDLPVVQWAAEEGIADEEIRERLVKAADAAAAERAERFGQDITAQIEKAVLLQTLDHLWREHLATLDHLRQVVGLRGYAQRDPLNEYKSEAFELFQAMLARLRETVTAQLMRVELVQAPPPLADDDLPEMHAIHQDPQTGENELALAEAVAAFEAGAVGAAAGVDPNDPATWTRTPRNADCPCGSGKKYKHCHGRLA from the coding sequence ATGTTCGGCGGTCTCGCCCGACGTCTGTTCGGCTCATCCAACGAGCGCATGGTCAAGGCGATGCGCCCGCGCGTCGCGGCGATCAACGCGCTCGAGCCCGAGATCAAGAAGCTCACGGACGAGCAGCTGAGGGCCAGGACCTCGGAGTTCCGCGAGCAGCTCGCGGCCGGGAAATCGCTCGACGACCTGCTGGTCCCGGCCTTCGCGACGGTCCGCGAGGCCGCATGGCGCGTGCTCGGCCAGCGCCATTTCGACGTGCAGCTGATGGGCGGCGTCACGCTGCATGAGGGCCGCATCGCCGAGATGAAGACCGGCGAGGGCAAGACGCTGGTCTCGACGCTCGCGGCCTATCTCAACGCGCTGTCCGGCCAGGGCGTGCATGTCGTGACCGTCAACGACTACCTCGCTCAGCGCGACTCAGGGTGGATGGGCCGTGTCCACGGCTTCCTCGGCCTGTCGGTCGGCGTCATCGTCCACGGCCTCGACGACGACGAGCGCCGCCAGGCCTATGCCTGCGACATCACCTACGCGACCAACAACGAGCTCGGTTTCGACTACCTGCGCGACAACATGAAGTACGACGTCGCCGCGATGGTCCAGCGCGGCCACGCCTATGCGATCATCGACGAGGTGGACTCGATCCTGGTCGACGAGGCGCGCACGCCGCTGATCATCTCGGGTCCCGTGGAGGACCGCTCCGAGCTCTACATGCAGGTCGACGGCTTCATCCCGAAGCTCGATCCGGAAGACTACGAGATCGACGAGAAGCAGCGCACGACGACGCTGACCGAGCAGGGCAACGAGCACATCGAGCGCATGCTCGAAGAGGCCGGCATGCTGAAGGGCGACAACCTCTACGACGTCGAGAACGTCACGGTCGTCCACCACGTCACGCAGGCGCTGCGCGCCCACAAGCTGTTCCAGCGCGACAAGGACTACATCACGCGCGGCGACGAGGTCGTCATCATCGACGAGTTCACCGGCCGCATGATGCCGGGCCGGCGCTATTCGGAAGGCCTGCACCAGGCGCTCGAGGCCAAGGAGCGGGTGAAGATCCAGCCCGAGAACCAGACGCTGGCCTCGATCACCTTCCAGAACTACTTCCGCATGTACCACAAGCTCTCCGGGATGACCGGCACGGCGTTGACCGAGGCCGACGAGCTGCTCGACATCTACGGCCTCGAGGTCGTCGAGATGCCGACCAACCTGCCGATCGCGCGCGCCGACGACCATGACGAGGTCTACCGGACCGCGGGCGAGAAGGAGAAGGCGATCATCGAGCTGATCCGCGACTGCAGGGAGCGCGGCCAGCCGATCCTCGTGGGCACCACCTCGATCGAGAAGTCCGAGCAGCTCTCCGAGGCGCTGAAGCAGGCGAAGGTCGAGCATCAGGTGCTGAACGCCCGCTACCACGAGCAGGAGGCGCACATCGTCGCCGACGCCGGCGTGCCGGGCGCGGTCACGATCGCGACCAACATGGCCGGCCGCGGCACCGACATCCAGCTCGGCGGCAACCTCGAAATGCGGATCGAGCGCGAACTCGCCGAGGTCGAGGACGAGGCCGAGCGCCAGGCCCGCATCGCGACCATCAAGGAAGAGATCGCGGCCAAGAAGAAGATCGCGCTCGACGCCGGCGGCCTGTTCGTGGTCGGCACCGAGCGGCATGAGAGCCGCCGCATCGACAACCAGCTGCGCGGCCGTTCGGGCCGTCAGGGCGACCCCGGCCGCAGCCACTTCTTCCTGTCCCTGCAGGACGACCTGATGCGCATCTTCGGCTCCGAGCGCATCGACGGCATGCTGAAGCGGCTCGGCATCCAGGAGGGCGAGGCGATCATCCACCCCTGGGTGAACAAGGCGCTCGAAAAGGCCCAGAAGAAGGTCGAGGCGCGCAACTTCGACATCCGCAAGAACCTGCTGAAATACGACAACGTCATGAACGACCAGCGCAAGGCCGTGTTCGAGCAGCGCCTGGAGTTCCTGAAGTCGGAGACGATCGCTCCCGCGATCGCCGAGATGCGCCACGACACGATCGACGACATCGTGAGCCGCAACATTCCCGAAAACGCCTATCCGGAGCAGTGGAACAGCCAGGGCCTCGAGGACGAGGTCCGCGATCTGCTGAACCTCGACCTGCCGGTCGTGCAATGGGCCGCCGAGGAGGGCATCGCGGACGAGGAAATCCGCGAGCGGCTCGTCAAGGCGGCCGACGCCGCCGCGGCCGAGCGCGCCGAGCGGTTCGGGCAGGACATCACGGCGCAGATCGAGAAGGCGGTGCTGCTGCAGACGCTCGACCATCTGTGGCGCGAGCATCTCGCGACGCTCGACCATCTGCGTCAGGTCGTCGGCCTGCGCGGCTACGCCCAGCGCGATCCGCTGAACGAGTACAAGTCGGAGGCCTTCGAGCTGTTCCAGGCGATGCTCGCGCGGCTGCGCGAGACCGTCACGGCGCAGCTGATGCGCGTCGAGCTGGTCCAGGCCCCGCCGCCCCTCGCCGACGACGACCTGCCCGAGATGCACGCGATCCACCAGGATCCGCAGACCGGCGAGAACGAGCTTGCGCTCGCCGAAGCGGTCGCGGCCTTCGAGGCCGGCGCCGTCGGGGCTGCGGCCGGCGTCGACCCGAACGACCCGGCGACCTGGACGCGCACCCCGCGCAACGCCGACTGCCCGTGCGGCTCGGGCAAGAAATACAAGCACTGCCACGGCCGTCTGGCGTGA
- a CDS encoding peptidylprolyl isomerase, which produces MGILDLKTGRGLMLGAAFVTAVGLGGPVLAQTPPPPPAAPQAPAPEAAKVDPTTVLAKIDGEEITAGDVEIATDDLQQSMASMTEPQRRDYALNYLIDLKLAAKAAEKDKLGDSDAFKKRLGYLKDRALMEELLQKEAKAAVTEERLRKLYDDTAKNLKPEEEVRARHILVKTEDEAKKVEDRLSKGEDFAKVANEVSTDPGSGKQGGDLGFFGRGQMVPVFEETAFKLEPGKVSPPVKSQFGWHVIKLEEKRTRPVPPFEQVRPQIENYVVRTSQQDLVLKLRNDAKVERTEAGKPQTPPEPTGGTPPDATPVPAPAPDAKPAQ; this is translated from the coding sequence ATGGGAATTCTGGACCTGAAGACCGGACGCGGGCTCATGCTCGGAGCGGCTTTCGTTACCGCGGTCGGCCTCGGCGGACCCGTTCTGGCCCAGACGCCGCCGCCTCCGCCCGCCGCCCCGCAGGCGCCGGCTCCCGAGGCCGCCAAGGTCGACCCGACCACGGTTCTGGCCAAGATCGACGGCGAGGAGATCACCGCCGGCGACGTCGAGATCGCGACCGACGACCTGCAGCAGTCGATGGCCTCGATGACCGAGCCGCAACGCCGCGACTACGCGCTGAACTACCTGATCGACCTGAAGCTCGCGGCGAAGGCCGCCGAAAAGGACAAGCTCGGCGACAGCGACGCCTTCAAGAAGCGCCTCGGCTATCTGAAGGACCGCGCGCTGATGGAGGAGCTCCTCCAGAAGGAGGCCAAGGCCGCCGTCACCGAGGAGCGCCTGCGCAAGCTCTATGACGACACCGCCAAGAACCTGAAGCCGGAAGAGGAAGTCCGCGCCCGCCACATCCTGGTGAAGACCGAGGACGAGGCCAAGAAGGTCGAGGACCGGCTTTCGAAGGGCGAGGACTTCGCCAAGGTCGCGAACGAGGTCTCGACCGATCCCGGCTCCGGCAAGCAGGGCGGCGACCTCGGCTTCTTCGGGCGCGGCCAGATGGTGCCGGTGTTCGAGGAGACCGCCTTCAAGCTCGAGCCCGGCAAGGTCTCGCCGCCGGTGAAGTCGCAGTTCGGCTGGCACGTGATCAAGCTCGAGGAGAAGCGCACCCGGCCCGTGCCGCCGTTCGAGCAGGTGCGTCCGCAGATCGAGAACTACGTGGTCCGCACCTCGCAGCAGGACCTGGTGCTGAAGCTGCGCAACGACGCCAAGGTCGAGCGCACCGAAGCC